In Papio anubis isolate 15944 chromosome 20, Panubis1.0, whole genome shotgun sequence, the genomic window GTGACTTTTGATGATCTGGCTGTGGACTTCACCCCAGAAGAATGGACTTTACTGGACCCAACTCAGAGAAACCTCTACAGAGATGTGATGCTAGAGAACTATAAGAATTTGGCCACAGTAGGTAAGACTGGCCTCATCCCTTGTAACCTGCTGTGGAACAGATTATGTTATGTATTTCCTGTATCGCACATCAGAGACAGCAACTCTGAACACAGTGGGAAATAACAGACATAGTCCCTGCCCTAATAGGGTTTCTTCTGCTTGGTGGTAGAGATTCATCAGCACTGTTGGAGCTGTACGTTCTCAGTCTCCACCTTTGACATACTCAGTCAGAAACTCTGCAACAGGGGCCCTGTCAggtgttttaacaagctctcaCGAATCTGATGTGCTATAATGTTGAAGAATGAGATGTATAGTTGTTTCCCATGAGAATGAAGagctctttgtttcatttaactTCCTATTTGGATAAAAGTCTTAGTGCTTTGTAAGTATGTACATCAGCCTGGATTTGGGTTTCAGGGATCAGAGATCGCCAATCTTTTGGGGGCACAGACAGatgatatttgcatttttagcccttttaaaataatttcactgcTTCCATTGGAACTGTAGCTACTGAGTTATGGAAAGATTTGTCATCTCTTGCATGAGCCTCTTCTGGTAATGAATCTTTCTCTGTGCACAGGGTATCAGCTCTTCAAACCCAGTCTGATCTCTTGGCTGGAACAAGAAGAGTCTAGGACAGTGCAGAGAGGTGATTTCCAAGGTGAGTGTTCATGATGGACTGCCCTGGTCAGTAAGTTCAGTATGTTTACAAGTAAAatgaggaaactttttttttttttttgagacagattctcgctctgtcgcccaggctggagtgcagtggcgccatctcagctcactgcaacctctgcctctggggtgcaagcgattctcctgcctcagcctcctgagtagctgggattacaggcgcacaccaccacgctcagctaattttcgtatttttagtagagatggggtttcaccatgttggtcaggctggtctcgaactcctgaccttatgatccgcctgcctcagccttccaaagtgctggggttacaggcgtgagccactgcacctggccataatgAGAAAACTTTTTAAGATGCAGTTTATCTCACAACattgaggcctttttttttttttttttttttccctgagacacggttttactgtcacccaggctgtaatgcagtggtgtgatattggctcactgcaacttcagcctcccaggttcaagtgattctcctgcctcagcctcctgagtagccgtgactacaagtgtgtgccgccatgcccacctaattttttgtattattattagagatagggttttaccacgttggccaggctggtcccaaactcctgatttcaagtgttccacctgcctcggcttcccaaagtgctgggattacaggcgtgagccaccttgcccagctaggcCATTTCTTTCTTAGAAGTTAAGAAATCTTTAGCTTCTCATAGTCTTAACTTTGTCTACTCATTTTTTCCTGTGATAGGACCCGTtggtttcttctttaaaagttcttgttttaggccaggtgtggtggctcacgcctgtaatctcagcacttggagaggctgaggcgggtggatcacatgaggtcatgatttcaagaccagcctggccaacatggtgaaacccattgcgacaaaaatacaactattagctgggtgtggtggcgcactcctgtagtccctgctactagggagactgaggcaggagaattgcttgaacccaggagccgaaggttgcgatgagccaagatcgtgccactgaactccagctgggttgaaagagtgagactctgtctcgaaaaaaaaaaaggctgggcatggtgactcaccggtggctcatgtctgtaatcccagaactttgggaggccgaggcgggaggatcacctgctatcaggagttcgagaccagcctggccaacaatgctgaaaccccgtctctactgaaaatacaaaaattagctgggtgtggtggcagacacctgtaatcccagctacttgggaggctgaggcaggagaatcgcttgaacttgggaggtggaggttgtagtgagccaagattgtcccattgcactccagcctgagtaacaagagtgaaactctgtctcaaaaaaagaagaaaaacaagttccCTGTTTTGATGTGTGCTTGTTGTCCTATTCCTTGACTTCCCTTCCATGGTAATATTCTTTGTGTTCACcatgagtttttaattttcatagaatCAGTTGGTAGTAAACTATGTAAAATTTTGACGCTATATCCTTGTTATTGCCACATTTTTGATATACAATCTGTCTTGTTTTTTGTTACCATgtttaatttgaaaacaaatacaggggccaggtgcagtggctcacggctgtaatcccagcactttggggggttgaggcggatgaatcacgaggtcaggagtttgagaccaacttgggcaacatagtgaaaccccatctctactaaaaatacaaaattagctgggtgtggtggcacgtgcctgtagtcccagctactcaggaggctgagacaggaaaatcacttgaacctgggaggcagagacctCCCAggttctgggaggccaagaccatgccattgcattccagtctgggcaacagagcgagactctgtctcaaaaaaaaaaaaaagaaaacaaatacaaatgatCTCTCTCATTTTCAGCTCCATCTATCTACCCTGTGTGTCTCTAAatccttacatttctttttctctttagcttCAGAATGGAAAGTGCAACTTAAAATCAAAGAGTCAGCCCTTCAGCAAGATTTTTTGGGGGAGCCAAACTCCAGTGGGATTCAAATGGTAAGATTAACAAGGATACGTCTTAGTTTTCACATTTAGAGATGATTGGGGATTTCATTATAGAAAATCAGAAtaaatctgggcatggtggctcacacctgtaatcccagcactttgggagactgaagtgggaggatcatttgaggctaggagttctagaccagcctggtcaacatagcaacaTCTTAGCTCTAAAcactaaattaatttaattacagtaaaagaaaaaagaaaattagcagaaTGAGAGCTCTTTGAGATAAGTAGCATTTCCCCAGAGGGATAATGACTCTGGAGAGGACTCAATACGATGACCTGGGGATGCCTGAAACCTAGCTTGACACTTACTGTTGTTTTTCtctcagagtcttgctctgtcgcccaggctggaatacaattgcacgatcttggctcactgcaacctccacctcctgggctcaagcgacttTTGTGCCTCACCCACCTGAGTAGCTGCGagtacaggcacgcgccaccatgcctggctaatttttgcatttttagtagagacagggtttcaccatgttggccaggctggtcttgaactcttttttttttttttttttttttgaggcggagtctcgctctgtcgcccaggctggagtgcagtggcgcgatctcggctcactgcaagctccgcctcccgggttcccgccattctcctgcctcagcctcccgagtagctgggactacaggcgccgccaccacgcccggctagttttttgtatttttagtagagacggggtttcaccatgttagccaggatggtctcgatctcctgacctcgtgatccgcccgtctcggcctcccaaagtgctgggattacaggcttgagccaccgcgcccggccttggtcttgaactcttgacctgaggtgatctgcccgccttggcctcccaaagcactgggattacaggtgtgagccaccatgcccagccaacacttAAGTGTTTTAGAGTTCCCGTCAAGAACACATTTGTAACTAGATAGTGAGTTTTTAAAGCAATTTCATAAAACTCTACAGACATTTGAGAGTAGATGGCACAGCCTGAcaggagcttttctttttttttttttgaaaaaaaaaaattactttatatcTTCCTTGATGATTTAAGACTATCTTCAAACCAGTACAAATATTTCATACATAATACCTGGCCATTTTCTAACCAACTGAGTAATCTGTTGCACAATAAGCTACCTTACATCCTTCAGCAAGGAATACATTAAATTTGAATAGgaaagacattacataatgaatTAGGACACAACTAAAATTTGCTTTAAGTATTTCTTTGGGGGAGAGGACACCACACTTCTACTCaatgaagagaaacatttttcagCCCAGaggtcttctatttttttttttttaaacacctattatgccatgaattcatagggaataggttccagcagctcaggctccttcccattggttctcacaaagtgtgcttctctgggtggagcaggctggcgcttcatttgaacccaggtacctttctctttggcttctttctttttctgatcattttccttcacgcgtttcaggaagctatctcggctcttagagtgcttaatgtgctcaatacgcacattaattctcttggcaagaatcttgcccttAACTTGTTTGTGTACAACAATGCCAACAGCATGCTGGGTAGTGTTGTAGACTCTCCCAGTGTTGCCATGGTAACACTTGTGGGGCATTCCTTTTTGAACGGTACCCATTCCCTTGATGTCTACGATATCACCTTTCTTATAGATTCACATATACGTGGCCAAAGGAACaactccatgttttctaaaaggcctaGAGAACATATATCGggtgcctctcctctttccctttgtgttcatcattttggcaaattaCTGGAAGATGGCAGTTCCGGCCAAAAGGGACAGGAGCTTTTCATCATTCCACtggaaagaaatcaaaagggcaGTACTTGTATGTGTGTAATGAAAATGGTAAACACGAAAATAATCATCACAATGTTCCTCTCTTCTGATGAGTGGAATCTGTTAGTGAGTCTGAACAGTCCTTTAAtcatcattcattcctttatcaACAGATAGGAAGCCACAACGGAGGGGAGGCCAATGATGTTCAGCAATGTGGAGATGTCCCCAGTGAACACTCATGCCTTAAGACACACGTGAGAACTCAAAATAGTGAGAACGCATTTGAGTGTCATCTGTATGGAGTAGACTTCCTTACTCTGCACAAGAAAACCTCTACTGGAGAGCAACGTTCTGTGTTTAGTCAGTGTGGAAAAGCCTTCAGCCTGACCCCAGATGTTGTTCACCAGAGAATATGCACAGGAGATAAAGCTTTTGATTGCAGTGACTCTGGGAAATCCTTCGTTAATCATTCACACCTTCAGGGACATTTAAGAACTCACAATGGAGAAAGTCTCCATGAATGGAAGGAATGTGGGAGAGGCTTTATTCACTCCACAGACCTTGCTGTGCATATACAAAGTCACAGTTCGgaaaaaccctacaaatgtaaggaatgtggaaaaGGCTTTAGATATTCTGCATACCTTAATATTCACATGGGGACCCACACTGGAGACAATCCCTATGAGTGTAAggagtgtgggaaagccttcactAGGTCTTGTCAGCTTACTCAGCACAGAaaaactcacactggagagaaaccttataaaTGTAAGGATTGTGGGAAAGCCTTCACTGTTTCCTCTTGCTTAAGTCAACACATGAAAAGTCATGTGGGTGAGAAGCCTTATGAATGCAAGGAATGTGGGATAGCCTTCACTACATCTTCTCAACttactgaacatttaaaaactcaCACTGCAAAGGATCCCTTTGAATGTAAGATATGTGGAAAATACTTTAGAAATTCCTCATGCCTCAGTGATCACTTTCGAATTCACACTGGAAtaaaaccctataaatgtaaggactgtgggaaagccttcacTCAGAACTCAGACCTTACTAAGCATGCGCGAACTCACAGTGGAGAGAggccctatgaatgtaaggaatgtgggaaggccttcgCCAGATCCTCTCGCCTTAGTGAACATAcaagaactcacactggagagaagccttttGAATGTGTcaaatgtgggaaagcctttgcTATTTCTTCAAATCTTAGTGGACATTTGAGAATTCACACGGGAGAGAAGCCCTTTGAGTGCCTGGAATGTGGGAAAGCATTTACGCATTCCTCTAGTCTTAATAATCACATGCGGACCCACAGTGCCAAAAAACCATACACGTGTAtggaatgtggcaaagcttttaagtTTCCCACTTGTGTTAACCTTCACATGCGGatccacactggagaaaaaccct contains:
- the ZNF266 gene encoding zinc finger protein 266 isoform X1, whose protein sequence is MAAIDLSYGLYRDPVCLQEKTEVERVVADCLTSCYQDSVTFDDLAVDFTPEEWTLLDPTQRNLYRDVMLENYKNLATVGYQLFKPSLISWLEQEESRTVQRGDFQASEWKVQLKIKESALQQDFLGEPNSSGIQMIGSHNGGEANDVQQCGDVPSEHSCLKTHVRTQNSENAFECHLYGVDFLTLHKKTSTGEQRSVFSQCGKAFSLTPDVVHQRICTGDKAFDCSDSGKSFVNHSHLQGHLRTHNGESLHEWKECGRGFIHSTDLAVHIQSHSSEKPYKCKECGKGFRYSAYLNIHMGTHTGDNPYECKECGKAFTRSCQLTQHRKTHTGEKPYKCKDCGKAFTVSSCLSQHMKSHVGEKPYECKECGIAFTTSSQLTEHLKTHTAKDPFECKICGKYFRNSSCLSDHFRIHTGIKPYKCKDCGKAFTQNSDLTKHARTHSGERPYECKECGKAFARSSRLSEHTRTHTGEKPFECVKCGKAFAISSNLSGHLRIHTGEKPFECLECGKAFTHSSSLNNHMRTHSAKKPYTCMECGKAFKFPTCVNLHMRIHTGEKPYKCKQCGKSFSYSNSFQLHERTHTGEKPYECKECGKAFSSSSSFRNHERRHADERPSV
- the ZNF266 gene encoding zinc finger protein 266 isoform X3, which codes for MAAIDLSYGLYRDPVCLQEKTEVERVVADCLTSCYQDSVTFDDLAVDFTPEEWTLLDPTQRNLYRDVMLENYKNLATVGYQLFKPSLISWLEQEESRTVQRGDFQASEWKVQLKIKESALQQDFLGEPNSSGIQMIHIYVAKGTTPCFLKGLENIYRVPLLFPFVFIILANYWKMAVPAKRDRSFSSFHWKEIKRAVLVCV
- the ZNF266 gene encoding zinc finger protein 266 isoform X2 translates to MLENYKNLATVGYQLFKPSLISWLEQEESRTVQRGDFQASEWKVQLKIKESALQQDFLGEPNSSGIQMIGSHNGGEANDVQQCGDVPSEHSCLKTHVRTQNSENAFECHLYGVDFLTLHKKTSTGEQRSVFSQCGKAFSLTPDVVHQRICTGDKAFDCSDSGKSFVNHSHLQGHLRTHNGESLHEWKECGRGFIHSTDLAVHIQSHSSEKPYKCKECGKGFRYSAYLNIHMGTHTGDNPYECKECGKAFTRSCQLTQHRKTHTGEKPYKCKDCGKAFTVSSCLSQHMKSHVGEKPYECKECGIAFTTSSQLTEHLKTHTAKDPFECKICGKYFRNSSCLSDHFRIHTGIKPYKCKDCGKAFTQNSDLTKHARTHSGERPYECKECGKAFARSSRLSEHTRTHTGEKPFECVKCGKAFAISSNLSGHLRIHTGEKPFECLECGKAFTHSSSLNNHMRTHSAKKPYTCMECGKAFKFPTCVNLHMRIHTGEKPYKCKQCGKSFSYSNSFQLHERTHTGEKPYECKECGKAFSSSSSFRNHERRHADERPSV